The Streptomyces avermitilis MA-4680 = NBRC 14893 genome contains a region encoding:
- a CDS encoding carbon-nitrogen family hydrolase: MRASLLQIRVDEGESVDSRRRRVTSLVREQAGVDLVVLPELWTTGAFAYESFDAEAESLEGPTSDAMANAASEAGVWLHAGSIPERAPDGTLYNTSLVFTPGGELAATYRKIHRFGFDKGEAVLMGAGSELVTVRLPETTVGVATCYDLRFPELFRGLVDAGAETLVIPAGWPERRRSHWTLLAQARAVENQAFVLACGTAGTHAGVPQAGHSIVVDPWGEVLAEAGTDEEILTVEFDPAKVAVTREQFPALKDRVLGSTSTARRQAP; the protein is encoded by the coding sequence GTGCGCGCCTCTCTCCTCCAGATCCGTGTAGACGAGGGCGAATCGGTTGATTCGCGTCGGCGGCGTGTGACGTCTCTCGTACGAGAACAAGCCGGTGTCGATCTCGTGGTGCTGCCCGAGCTGTGGACGACGGGTGCGTTCGCCTACGAGTCGTTCGACGCGGAGGCCGAGTCGCTCGAGGGACCGACGTCCGACGCCATGGCGAACGCGGCGAGCGAGGCGGGCGTGTGGCTGCACGCCGGCTCGATCCCCGAGCGCGCGCCGGACGGCACCCTGTACAACACCTCCCTCGTCTTCACCCCCGGGGGTGAACTCGCCGCCACGTACCGCAAGATCCACCGCTTCGGTTTCGACAAGGGCGAGGCCGTGCTGATGGGGGCGGGGAGCGAGCTGGTGACGGTGCGGCTGCCGGAGACGACCGTGGGCGTGGCCACCTGCTACGACCTTCGCTTTCCCGAGCTCTTCCGCGGGCTCGTCGACGCGGGCGCCGAGACGCTCGTGATCCCGGCGGGCTGGCCGGAGCGCCGACGCTCCCACTGGACGCTGCTGGCTCAGGCGCGGGCCGTCGAGAACCAGGCGTTCGTGCTCGCGTGTGGAACGGCCGGTACGCATGCGGGAGTTCCCCAGGCGGGTCACTCGATCGTGGTCGATCCGTGGGGTGAGGTGCTGGCCGAGGCCGGGACGGACGAGGAGATCCTGACGGTCGAGTTCGACCCGGCGAAGGTGGCCGTGACGCGGGAACAGTTCCCGGCGCTGAAGGACCGGGTGCTGGGGTCGACGTCCACCGCCCGCAGGCAAGCGCCGTAG
- a CDS encoding M18 family aminopeptidase, which yields MSNPVRFDRGHTDDLMSFLAASPSPYHAVTNAAERLEKAGFRQVAETDAWDSTSGGKYVVRGGALIAWYVPEGADPHTPFRIVGAHTDSPNLRVKPRPDSGAHGWRQIAVEIYGGPLLNSWLDRDLGLAGRLSLRDGSTRLVNIDRPLLRVPQLAIHLDRSVSTDGLKLDKQRHLQPIWGLGGDVRDGDLIAFLEAELGLSAGEVTGWDLMTHSVEAPSYLGRDNELLAGPRMDNLLSVHAGTAALTAVAAADASLAYIPVLAAFDHEENGSQSDTGADGPLLGSVLERSVFARSGSYEDRARAFAGSVCLSSDTGHAVHPNYAERHDPTHHPRAGGGPILKVNVNNRYATDGSGRAIFAAACEKANVPFQTFVSNNSMPCGTTIGPITAARHGIRTVDIGAAILSMHSARELCATDDPFLLANSLVAFLEG from the coding sequence ATGAGCAACCCAGTCCGCTTCGACCGCGGCCACACCGACGACCTCATGTCCTTCCTGGCGGCGAGCCCGTCGCCGTACCACGCCGTGACGAACGCCGCGGAGCGGCTGGAGAAGGCCGGCTTCCGGCAGGTCGCCGAGACGGACGCGTGGGACTCGACCAGTGGCGGGAAGTACGTGGTGCGTGGCGGCGCGCTCATCGCCTGGTACGTCCCCGAGGGCGCCGACCCCCACACGCCGTTCCGGATCGTGGGCGCTCACACCGACTCCCCCAATCTCCGGGTGAAGCCCCGGCCGGACAGCGGGGCGCACGGCTGGCGGCAGATCGCCGTGGAGATCTACGGCGGACCGCTGCTCAATTCCTGGCTCGACCGCGATCTGGGCCTGGCGGGCCGGCTGTCGCTGCGCGACGGCTCCACGCGCCTGGTGAACATCGACCGCCCGCTGCTGCGCGTGCCCCAGCTCGCCATTCACCTCGACCGTTCCGTCTCCACCGACGGCCTGAAGCTCGACAAGCAGCGTCATCTTCAGCCCATCTGGGGTCTGGGCGGCGACGTCCGGGACGGCGACCTGATCGCGTTCCTGGAAGCGGAGCTGGGGCTGTCCGCGGGCGAGGTGACCGGTTGGGACCTCATGACCCATTCCGTCGAGGCCCCCTCCTACCTCGGCCGCGACAACGAGCTGCTGGCCGGCCCGCGCATGGACAACCTGCTGTCGGTGCACGCGGGCACGGCGGCGCTGACCGCGGTGGCCGCCGCCGACGCCTCGCTCGCGTACATCCCGGTGCTCGCGGCGTTCGACCACGAGGAGAACGGCTCGCAGTCGGACACGGGCGCCGACGGACCGCTGCTCGGATCGGTGCTGGAGCGCTCGGTGTTCGCGCGGTCGGGCTCGTACGAGGACCGGGCACGCGCCTTCGCCGGCTCGGTCTGTCTCTCCTCCGACACGGGCCACGCCGTCCACCCCAACTACGCGGAGCGGCACGACCCGACGCACCACCCGCGCGCGGGCGGCGGCCCGATCCTGAAGGTGAACGTCAACAACCGCTACGCCACGGACGGTTCGGGTCGCGCGATCTTCGCCGCCGCCTGCGAGAAGGCGAACGTCCCCTTCCAGACCTTCGTCTCCAACAACTCCATGCCCTGCGGCACCACCATCGGCCCGATCACCGCGGCCCGCCACGGCATCCGCACCGTCGACATCGGCGCGGCGATCCTGTCGATGCACAGCGCCCGCGAACTGTGCGCCACCGACGACCCGTTCCTGCTGGCGAACTCGCTGGTGGCGTTCCTGGAGGGCTAG
- a CDS encoding LURP-one-related/scramblase family protein, with the protein MRFLVRDRLLGFGDDYWIEDQHGNKVFLVDGKAMRLRDTFELKDTQGRVLIDIHQKMFALRDTMVIERDGEPLATIKRKRLSLLRNHYRVTLVDGTELDVSGKILDREFAIDYEDELLAQISRRWLHVRETYGVDVVRDDADPALLIAVAVCVIHLAEKERGED; encoded by the coding sequence ATGAGATTCCTCGTACGCGACCGGCTCCTCGGCTTCGGTGACGACTACTGGATCGAGGACCAGCACGGCAACAAGGTGTTCCTGGTCGACGGCAAGGCGATGCGGCTGCGGGACACCTTCGAGCTGAAGGACACGCAGGGACGTGTGCTGATCGACATCCACCAGAAGATGTTCGCCCTGCGGGACACGATGGTGATCGAGCGGGACGGCGAACCGCTGGCGACGATCAAGCGCAAACGCCTGTCCCTGCTGCGCAACCACTATCGCGTCACCCTGGTCGACGGCACGGAACTCGACGTCAGCGGCAAGATCCTGGACCGCGAGTTCGCCATCGACTACGAGGACGAACTCCTGGCCCAGATCTCCCGGCGCTGGCTGCACGTCCGGGAGACGTACGGCGTCGACGTCGTCAGGGACGACGCGGACCCGGCGCTGCTGATCGCGGTGGCGGTGTGTGTGATCCACCTGGCGGAGAAGGAACGCGGAGAGGACTGA
- a CDS encoding MFS transporter encodes MSSGGAVSLPGDPPGGRRAVAVWGIGVSVYFVAVIFRTSLGVAGLDAADRFHVNASALSTFSILQLLVYAGMQIPVGLLVDRLGTKKVLAIGVVLFTAGQLGFAFSSSYGMALASRALLGCGDAMTFISVLRLGTRWFPARRSPLVAQLAGLVGMAGNLVSTLVLARLLHGVGWTAAFAGSAAAGVVVLVLLLLFLKDHPEGHEPEPFPHHGSAYVRRQIAASWREPGTRLGMWVHFTTQFPAMVFLLLWGLPFLVQAQGLSRATAGELLTLVVLSNMVVGLVYGQVVARHHAARLPLALGTVASTAVVWALTLAYPADRAPMWMLIVLCTVLGACGPASMIGFDFARPANPPERQGTASGITNMGGFVASMTTLFAIGVLLDATGDDYGVAFSAVFVLQAVGISQILRLRKQAARRERERLVASRVETVHVPA; translated from the coding sequence ATGAGCTCCGGCGGCGCCGTCTCGCTCCCCGGGGACCCGCCCGGCGGGCGCCGCGCCGTTGCCGTCTGGGGCATCGGTGTCTCCGTCTACTTCGTCGCGGTCATCTTCCGTACGTCGCTGGGGGTGGCCGGGCTCGACGCCGCGGACCGCTTCCACGTCAACGCCTCGGCCCTGTCCACCTTCTCGATCCTCCAGCTCCTCGTGTACGCGGGCATGCAGATACCGGTCGGGCTGCTGGTCGACCGGCTCGGCACCAAGAAGGTGCTGGCCATCGGTGTGGTGCTGTTCACGGCGGGGCAGTTGGGCTTCGCGTTCTCCTCCTCGTACGGCATGGCGCTCGCCTCACGCGCGCTGCTGGGCTGTGGTGACGCGATGACCTTCATCAGCGTGCTGCGGCTCGGCACACGCTGGTTCCCGGCCCGCCGCAGTCCGCTGGTCGCCCAGCTCGCGGGTCTGGTCGGCATGGCGGGCAACCTGGTCTCGACGCTCGTCCTCGCCCGGCTGCTGCACGGGGTGGGCTGGACGGCGGCGTTCGCGGGCAGCGCGGCCGCGGGGGTCGTGGTCCTCGTACTCCTGCTGCTGTTCCTGAAGGACCACCCCGAGGGGCACGAGCCGGAGCCGTTCCCGCACCACGGATCGGCGTACGTACGACGGCAGATCGCGGCGTCCTGGCGCGAGCCCGGCACGCGCCTGGGGATGTGGGTGCACTTCACGACGCAGTTCCCGGCGATGGTGTTCCTGCTGCTGTGGGGGCTGCCGTTCCTGGTGCAGGCGCAGGGGCTGTCCCGGGCGACGGCGGGGGAGCTGCTCACCCTGGTGGTGCTCTCCAACATGGTGGTGGGACTGGTGTACGGCCAGGTCGTCGCCCGGCATCACGCGGCGCGGCTGCCGCTGGCGCTCGGCACGGTGGCGTCGACGGCGGTGGTGTGGGCACTCACGCTGGCCTACCCGGCCGACCGGGCCCCGATGTGGATGCTGATCGTGCTGTGCACGGTGCTGGGAGCCTGTGGGCCGGCGTCGATGATCGGCTTCGACTTCGCGCGCCCCGCGAATCCGCCGGAGCGGCAGGGGACGGCGTCCGGGATCACCAACATGGGTGGTTTCGTCGCCTCGATGACGACGCTGTTCGCGATCGGGGTCCTGCTCGACGCGACCGGTGACGACTACGGCGTGGCGTTCTCCGCGGTGTTCGTCCTCCAGGCCGTCGGCATCAGCCAGATCCTGCGACTGCGGAAGCAGGCCGCCCGGCGGGAGCGGGAGCGGCTGGTGGCCAGCCGGGTGGAGACGGTGCACGTGCCTGCCTAG
- a CDS encoding GntR family transcriptional regulator — MSSAPSAAPAPEQPTLKRPPAADRVYAHVKQGVLERRYEGGTLLTEGELAEEVGVSRTPVREALLRLEVEGLIRLYPKKGALVLPVSAQEIADVVETRQLVEEHSARKAVPASPQLIARLEELLAKQKEQAAAGDLAGAAVTDRCFHAEIVRSGGNEILSRLYDQLRDRQLRMGVAVMHAHPDRITKTLTEHEAILEALRSGDAEAVVGIIHQHVSWFSNLARGEVR; from the coding sequence ATGTCTTCAGCCCCGTCCGCGGCCCCCGCGCCCGAGCAGCCGACCCTCAAGCGGCCGCCCGCCGCCGACCGGGTGTACGCGCACGTCAAGCAGGGCGTTCTGGAACGCCGTTACGAAGGCGGGACGCTGCTCACCGAGGGCGAACTGGCCGAGGAGGTCGGGGTCTCACGGACTCCCGTGCGGGAGGCGCTGCTGAGGCTGGAGGTCGAAGGGCTGATCAGGCTCTACCCGAAAAAGGGAGCTCTCGTCCTGCCGGTCTCCGCCCAGGAGATCGCGGACGTGGTCGAGACCCGTCAGCTCGTCGAGGAGCACTCCGCGCGGAAGGCGGTCCCCGCCTCGCCGCAGCTGATCGCCCGTCTCGAAGAGCTGCTCGCCAAGCAGAAGGAGCAGGCCGCGGCCGGGGACCTGGCCGGCGCCGCCGTCACCGACCGCTGCTTCCACGCCGAGATCGTGCGCAGCGGGGGCAACGAGATCCTCTCCCGGCTCTACGACCAGCTCCGCGACCGGCAGTTGAGGATGGGCGTCGCCGTGATGCACGCCCACCCCGACCGGATCACCAAGACGCTCACCGAGCACGAGGCGATTCTCGAAGCGCTGCGCTCCGGTGACGCGGAGGCCGTCGTCGGCATCATCCACCAGCACGTCAGCTGGTTCTCCAACCTGGCCCGGGGCGAGGTCCGATGA
- a CDS encoding maleylpyruvate isomerase family mycothiol-dependent enzyme translates to MSLHPTLQPYADAWTHSIEAISELVTPLVEGEWNRRTPCPGWSVRDLVSHVIGLDCEMLGDPRPIHTLPRDLFHVTNEHQRYMEMQVDVRRHHTAPEMTSELEYTVIRRNRQLRNESRAPETKVRGPLGSEPTLEEAMRNRAFDVWVHEQDLRAALGRPGNLDSPGAYITRDELLAALPKVVAKNAGAPAGSAVVFDVHGPVEFLRTVRVDAEGRGSIDGTPSLGPAVTLTLDWETYYRLACGRVTADVVKDRIKAEGDPELTAAILLSFAVTP, encoded by the coding sequence GTGAGTCTGCATCCCACTCTTCAGCCCTACGCCGACGCCTGGACCCACTCGATCGAAGCGATATCCGAGCTGGTGACGCCGCTCGTGGAGGGTGAGTGGAACCGGCGTACGCCCTGCCCCGGCTGGTCGGTGAGGGACCTCGTCTCGCATGTCATCGGCCTCGACTGCGAGATGCTCGGCGACCCCCGTCCGATCCACACCCTCCCCCGCGACCTGTTCCACGTCACGAACGAGCACCAGCGGTACATGGAGATGCAGGTCGACGTCCGCCGTCATCACACGGCGCCGGAGATGACGTCCGAGCTGGAGTACACGGTGATCCGGCGCAACCGGCAGCTGCGGAACGAGTCGCGGGCCCCAGAGACGAAGGTGCGCGGGCCGCTGGGCTCCGAGCCGACCCTCGAAGAGGCCATGCGCAACCGGGCGTTCGACGTGTGGGTGCACGAGCAGGACCTCCGCGCCGCCCTTGGCCGGCCGGGGAACCTGGACTCGCCGGGTGCGTACATCACCCGCGACGAACTGCTCGCCGCCCTCCCGAAGGTCGTCGCCAAGAACGCGGGTGCCCCCGCGGGCTCGGCGGTCGTCTTCGACGTCCACGGTCCGGTCGAGTTCCTGCGGACGGTACGCGTCGACGCGGAGGGCCGCGGTTCGATAGACGGCACCCCCTCGCTCGGCCCGGCGGTGACCCTGACGCTCGACTGGGAGACGTACTACCGCCTGGCCTGCGGCCGGGTGACGGCGGACGTCGTGAAGGACCGCATCAAGGCGGAGGGCGACCCGGAGCTGACCGCGGCGATCCTGCTGTCGTTCGCGGTCACGCCGTAA